A section of the candidate division WOR-3 bacterium genome encodes:
- a CDS encoding NifB/NifX family molybdenum-iron cluster-binding protein, which translates to MKLAISVWNDRIAPVFDASESAVVYSFQTDGSVEKIFFSLSQETVQEKVGFLYEKGVTALICGAISEKGSREVLSKGIELIPFVAGDITDVLNAWTNRSSKIEYSMPGCRFAGNRNRKQRRCGGRRKFGR; encoded by the coding sequence ATGACAGGATTGCCCCGGTTTTTGACGCTTCCGAAAGTGCAGTCGTGTACAGTTTTCAAACAGACGGATCCGTGGAGAAAATTTTTTTTTCATTGTCTCAGGAAACGGTACAGGAAAAAGTCGGATTTTTATACGAAAAAGGAGTCACAGCTCTTATATGTGGTGCGATATCCGAAAAAGGCTCACGCGAGGTTTTAAGCAAAGGTATTGAACTGATTCCTTTTGTCGCCGGAGACATTACGGATGTACTCAATGCGTGGACAAACAGGTCGTCAAAGATAGAATATTCAATGCCGGGGTGCAGATTTGCCGGAAACCGCAACAGGAAACAGCGCAGGTGCGGCGGCAGAAGAAAATTTGGCCGTTAA
- a CDS encoding DUF5320 domain-containing protein, giving the protein MPGGNGTGPWGAGPMTGRGMGFCPGYSVPGFMNTTAGFGKGRGFGTGRFGGRGFGRMFWGWQRFGQFGSNFSSESVNEKDSLKQTAEALKSQLDQINKRLEEMAGDN; this is encoded by the coding sequence ATGCCAGGTGGAAATGGAACCGGACCTTGGGGCGCCGGCCCCATGACGGGAAGAGGAATGGGCTTTTGCCCGGGTTACTCTGTTCCCGGATTCATGAACACGACGGCGGGATTTGGCAAAGGTAGGGGTTTTGGAACAGGCAGATTCGGAGGAAGAGGTTTCGGGAGAATGTTTTGGGGATGGCAGAGATTTGGCCAATTCGGATCAAATTTTTCGAGTGAATCCGTAAACGAAAAAGATTCGCTGAAGCAGACGGCTGAAGCCCTGAAATCACAATTGGACCAGATTAACAAACGTCTTGAAGAAATGGCGGGCGATAATTGA
- a CDS encoding NifB/NifX family molybdenum-iron cluster-binding protein, producing MKVAVTCAGKDLDSPLDSRFGRASNFIIFNIEDGSFTVLDNEQNLNAVQGAGVQSAQKIAGSGAAALITGHTGPKAFAVLKSAGIAVYHSSAPTVREALDDFKNGKLGAADNPDVESHWV from the coding sequence TTGAAAGTCGCCGTCACTTGTGCGGGGAAAGATCTTGATTCCCCGCTTGACAGTCGCTTCGGCAGAGCGTCGAATTTCATTATTTTTAACATTGAAGACGGCAGTTTTACTGTTCTCGATAACGAACAAAATCTAAACGCGGTTCAGGGGGCCGGAGTTCAATCGGCTCAGAAAATAGCCGGATCAGGAGCCGCCGCACTCATTACAGGGCACACCGGTCCAAAAGCTTTCGCCGTTCTCAAAAGTGCCGGAATTGCCGTTTACCACTCAAGCGCGCCGACTGTAAGAGAGGCGCTCGATGATTTTAAAAACGGAAAACTCGGAGCCGCGGACAATCCGGACGTAGAATCTCACTGGGTATGA